In the genome of Nonomuraea sp. NBC_00507, the window AGAGGCCAGAGCGCCAGGCGGCGATGGCCAAGAGGAGCGAGCCCGCGTATTGACCTACCGAGGCCCATGACTTCACCCGCCACGGGCCGTAGGAAATGTCCACATACTCCTTCATGATCGCGTTCGTCGCCTGGTCCAGTCCGATGACCTCGGTGAGCTGGAAGGCGGTCTGGTCGGCGCCGGCGGAATACAGGCGCGAGAAGAGCCCGGCGACCAGCAGGGTGGCGCCCCAGAAGGCGAGGCTGCCACCAATGCGCTGAGCCAGGGCGACGAAAGCGGGGAAGAGCAGCAGCGCCCCCAGTGCGAAGACCGCGTAGGAGAGGGTGAGCAGGGCGGGGTCCGAGGTGTAGGCGAGGAGCTGGCCGTAGGCGGCGAACGGCTGAGCCTCGGCCCACGCCTGCTGCTGTGGGGTGAGGGCGGTGATCGTGCTCAGGTAGCGCAGCAGGTATCCGGCGCACAGGACGACCGGGCCCAGGACGAGCGTCGCGCCGCCGATCCATCGTCCGGGAAAGTAGGTATGCACGGCGGCGAGCCTGTCAGGGGCGAGCCGGATGGATCATCCTCCGATCGTCAACCGGCACCCCCTACGAACGTCACCTCTTGAGCACCTCGGTCAGCCGACCAGCCAAGCCACGCCATCAACTGGACGACCAGCCGACGCCCTGTTCAGAGGACCGGCCTATGCCACAAGGCGCCGGACCCTACAGGTGTCACGTTTGCCGGGTCGGCTACGTCAAGGACGTAGGAGAGCCCTGACGAAGGATGTGACCGTGGACACTGACGACTTTCTGGCCGGCCAGTTCGAGGAATACCGCCCGCATCTCAAGGCGGTGGCGTACCGGATGCTGGGTTCGCTGGCCGAGGCCGAGGACGCCGTGCAGGAGGCGTGGCTGAAGCTGAGCCGTACGGACAGCGGCGCGATCGGCAATCTGGGCGGCTGGCTCACCACGGTCGTCGGCCGGGTGTGCCTGGACATGCTCCGTGCCCGTACGGCACGGCGCGAGGCGCCCTTCGAGCAGCACTTGCCGGACCCGGTCGTCAGCCGCGAGGACGGCGGCGACCCCGAGCAGCAGGTGTTGATCGCCGACGCCGTCGGGTTGGCGCTGCTGGTGGTGCTGGAGTCGCTCAGCCCGGCCGAGCGGCTGGCGTTCGTGTTGCACGACATGTTCGCGGTGCCGTTCGAGCAGATCGCCGCGATCGTGGACCGCTCGCCGGACGCGGCGAAAAAGCTGGCCAGCCGCGCACGCCAGCGCGTACGCGGCACGGTCCCGCCGCCGGAGCCCGACCTGGGCCGCCAGCGGCAGGTCGTCGACGCCTTCCTGACCGCCGCGCGCGATGGCGACTTCCAGGCGCTGCTCGAGATCCTCGACCCCGACGTCGTGATGCGCGTTGACGCCGAAGGCGGGCTGTGGACGATCCGCGGCGCCGAGGCCGTGGCCGGACAGGCAGTCAACTTCCAGCGCTACACGACCGCACGTCGCGTGGAGCCGGTGCTGGTGAACGGCGCCGTGGGGCTCGTCAGCCTGGAGAACGGACAGCCGAAGGGCGTCCTGAGCTTCACCATCAGCAACGGCAGAATCGTCGCCTTCGACATCCTGTCCGACCCGGACCGCCTCGAAAGGCTCGACCTGGTCTTCGGAACGATGTGACAAACCAGACAAGGTCCTGCGGAATTGGCGTGATCACTCCGGTGCTTTAGCGGATGACTGAAGCGAAGGGGAGCACGCCATGACCATCCTTGTCGCCTACGACGGCTCGGCCGACGCGCGGACCGCGATCGAGTTCGCCGCCAAACATCTCTCGGCCGAGCCGACCGTCGTTCTCACGGTGTGGGAACCGCTGCTCGTGCAGCTGCGCAGATATCCACTGGCAGCGGCCGCGCTCGACCCGGGCACCGGGGACGAGGCGCAGGCCCAGGCCGAGCAGCACGCGAAGGACGGCGCCGAGCTGGCGATCGCGTCGGGGCTCGCCGACGTGACCTACCGGGCGGTCGCCGACAATGAGTCGATCTGGAAGACGATTGTGGACGTCGCCGACGAGCTCGACGCCTCGCTGATCGTGACGGGCTCGCGTGGCCTGGCCGGGGTCAGGTCGGTGCTGCTCGGCAGCGTCTCCAACCACGTGCTGCATCACGCGCACCGGCCCACCTTGATCGTCCCGCCGGCCAAGACTCCCCGCTAGGCCCGCCCGATCAAGGCTCGACGGGTCATTGTGCGGCCGCGGCGGCCGGCTCGACCGAGCAGCACGCCTGGGGCGGGCACAGCTTGGTGTCGATGCGCCGCGCGCCCGGCCCCTCGTCGCCCAGCCGGTCGTGCGGGTTGGCCACGGGGCATCGGTCGAGGGAGAGGCAGCCGCATCCGATGCACTCTGTCAGGTCGTCTCGCAGCCGCTGCAACTGCAGGATCCGATCGTCCAGCTCGCTCCGCCACGCGGCCGACAGCCTCGCCCAGTCGTCACGTGTGGGCGTGCGCTCGTCCGGCAGCTCGGCCAGCGCGTCCTTGATGGTCTTGAGCGGGATCCCGATGCGCTGCGCCAGCCTGATGAACGCGACTCTGCGCAGGCTGTCGCGGCCGTAACGGCGTTGGTTGCCGGCCGTGCGGCGGCTCTTGACGAGCCCCTTGGCCTCGTAGAAGTGCAGGGCGGAGACGGCGACGCCGCTGCGCTCGGCCAGCTGGCCGACGGTCAGCTCCTTGGTGTTCCAGGCGACCTTGGTCATACCTGGAGCTTACTTGAGGATTCGTTCGAAGAACGTCTCCAGGACGACGACCGTCTGCGTCCCCGTCACGCCGTCCACCTCGAACACCCGCCGCAGCACGTCCTGTAGCTCCCGCGTGCCTGCCGTACGGACCTTGAGCAGCACCGACGCGGGCCCGGCGATGACGTGCGCCTCCTCGATCTCGCCGATCGCCGCCAGCCGGTCGGCGCTGTCGCCCATCCATGTGCTGCCCTCGACCAGCACGTACGCCGTCACGCTCCGCCCGAGTGCGGCCTGGTCGACCTCGATCGTGGTCCGCCTGATCACGCCCCGCTCGCGCAGCTTGCGCACCCGCTCGTGGGCCGCGCCGCTGGACAGCCCCACCGCCCGGCCGAGCACGGCGTACGACTGCGTCGCGTCTTCCTGGAGCAGCTCGATCAGCATCCTGTCGATATCGTCCACCACAGGATGATATCTCGTCATTTTCCCGGCAAGCCGAACGGCGTATGGTGAGAACCATGACGAAGACGATTCCCACCGAGTTCGAGGTGCTCGACGAGCGGTTCGCCGCGGTCGGCGGAGACGACGTGATCGAGGTGCTCTACACCGGCACCCGCTGGGCGGAGGGCCCGGTCTACTTCCCGGCAGGCCGGTTCCTGGTGTGGAGCGACATCCCCAACGAGCGGATGTTGCGCTGGGACGAGATGACGGGTGCGGTCGGGCCGTTCCGCCGGCCGTCCGGCTACGTCAACGGCAACACGCTCGACCGCGAGGGCCGGTTGATCTCCTGCGAGCACGGCAACCGCCGCGTGACCCGCACCGAGCATGACGGCTCGATCACGGTGATCGCCGACCGGTGGGAGGGCAAGCGGCTCAACAGCCCCAATGACGTGGTCGTCCGCTCCGACGGGTCCGTCTGGTTCACCGACCCGCCGTACGGGATCCTCAGCGACTACGAGGGCCACGCCGCGGAGCAGGAGATCGACGGCTGCCACGTCTACCGGGCCGACCCGGTGACGGGCGAGGTGCGCATCGTGGCCGACGACTTCAACCGGCCCAACGGCCTGGCGTTCTCGCGGGACGAGAGCCTGCTCTACGTGGCCGACACCAAAGAGCGGCACCTGCGCGTGTTCGATGTACGGGAGGACGGCACTCTGGCGGGCGGCAAGGTCTTCGCCGAGGGCGGCGCCGACGACATCTTCGACGGGATGCGGCTGGACGACACCGGCCGGATCTGGGCCGCGGCCGGCAAGGCGGTGCTCTGCTACGACCCGGACGGCACCCTGATCGGCCGGCTGAAACTGCCGGAGTCCACCGCCAACCTGGTGTTCGGCGGGCTCAAGCGCAACCGCATGTTCATCACCGCCTCGACCTCGCTCTACTCGCTGATGACCAACGTCACCGGCGCGCGCCCGGTCTGGGCCGGGCGCTAGCCTCACTCCCACCGGAAGAAGCGCACGGCCAGGCCCCCGAAGACCACCAGCCCGCCGACCATCACCGCCAGGTGCAGTGGCTGCGGGGCCTGGCCGGCCCAGGCGTCCTTGATCGCCTGGGTGACCGGTCCGGCCACGGAGAAGTCGCTGATCCTCCGCAGCGTGTCCGGCATGACCTCGTGCGGTATCCACACACCGCCCAGGAGCATCAGCGGCTGCATCACCACTGCGCCGATTCCGGGCGCCGTTTTCCCGTTGGGCGCCAGTGCGGCGATCACCAGCCCGATCGCCAGCAGCGCGGCGGTGCCGAGCAGGAACACCAGCACGAACCACCCCCAATGCCGCGGCAGCGCAGCGCCGAACACCAGCCGGGCCGACACGATGAGGACGGCCGTGGCGACGGTGCCCGTGCCCAGGTTGATCAGGAGCTGCACCACCAGCAGCCGTGCGGGATGCACGGGCGTCGTCGACATCCGCTTGAGCACCCCTTGCTCCCGGTACGACGTCAGCACGGCCGGCACCACGCTGCAGGCCAGCACGAGCAGCGACAGCAACGTCATCATGGCGGGCAGCAGCGCGTCCACGCCCCGTAGTCCGGACGCGCCGGTCTTGGACAGCGCCGGGATGCTGAGCCCCAGCACCACCAGCAGCATGACCGGCAGGCCGATGGTGAACAACATGGTCGGCCAGTCACGCAAGTGGAGCTTGGTCTCCACGAAGAGGATCTTCCTCATGACAACTTCCTTCCGGTGAGCGCGAGAAACGCGTCGTCGAGCGTGGCCTGTTCGGTGCGCAGATTTCCGGGAACGATCTGGTGCCGGGCGAGGGCGAGGGTGACCGCGGGCGCGAGGTCGCCCGAGCCGCTGACCGTGATCTGCTCGCCGCTCCTGCTGACCTCGCGTACCTCGGGCAGGGCCAGCAGCACGGCGTCGTCGACCGGCGCCGAGGGCCGGAACAGCACCCGCCGATCCCCGCCCA includes:
- a CDS encoding ABC transporter permease; the protein is MRKILFVETKLHLRDWPTMLFTIGLPVMLLVVLGLSIPALSKTGASGLRGVDALLPAMMTLLSLLVLACSVVPAVLTSYREQGVLKRMSTTPVHPARLLVVQLLINLGTGTVATAVLIVSARLVFGAALPRHWGWFVLVFLLGTAALLAIGLVIAALAPNGKTAPGIGAVVMQPLMLLGGVWIPHEVMPDTLRRISDFSVAGPVTQAIKDAWAGQAPQPLHLAVMVGGLVVFGGLAVRFFRWE
- a CDS encoding Lrp/AsnC family transcriptional regulator, which produces MDDIDRMLIELLQEDATQSYAVLGRAVGLSSGAAHERVRKLRERGVIRRTTIEVDQAALGRSVTAYVLVEGSTWMGDSADRLAAIGEIEEAHVIAGPASVLLKVRTAGTRELQDVLRRVFEVDGVTGTQTVVVLETFFERILK
- the soxR gene encoding redox-sensitive transcriptional activator SoxR, translating into MTKVAWNTKELTVGQLAERSGVAVSALHFYEAKGLVKSRRTAGNQRRYGRDSLRRVAFIRLAQRIGIPLKTIKDALAELPDERTPTRDDWARLSAAWRSELDDRILQLQRLRDDLTECIGCGCLSLDRCPVANPHDRLGDEGPGARRIDTKLCPPQACCSVEPAAAAAQ
- a CDS encoding SMP-30/gluconolactonase/LRE family protein, giving the protein MTKTIPTEFEVLDERFAAVGGDDVIEVLYTGTRWAEGPVYFPAGRFLVWSDIPNERMLRWDEMTGAVGPFRRPSGYVNGNTLDREGRLISCEHGNRRVTRTEHDGSITVIADRWEGKRLNSPNDVVVRSDGSVWFTDPPYGILSDYEGHAAEQEIDGCHVYRADPVTGEVRIVADDFNRPNGLAFSRDESLLYVADTKERHLRVFDVREDGTLAGGKVFAEGGADDIFDGMRLDDTGRIWAAAGKAVLCYDPDGTLIGRLKLPESTANLVFGGLKRNRMFITASTSLYSLMTNVTGARPVWAGR
- a CDS encoding sigma-70 family RNA polymerase sigma factor, whose protein sequence is MDTDDFLAGQFEEYRPHLKAVAYRMLGSLAEAEDAVQEAWLKLSRTDSGAIGNLGGWLTTVVGRVCLDMLRARTARREAPFEQHLPDPVVSREDGGDPEQQVLIADAVGLALLVVLESLSPAERLAFVLHDMFAVPFEQIAAIVDRSPDAAKKLASRARQRVRGTVPPPEPDLGRQRQVVDAFLTAARDGDFQALLEILDPDVVMRVDAEGGLWTIRGAEAVAGQAVNFQRYTTARRVEPVLVNGAVGLVSLENGQPKGVLSFTISNGRIVAFDILSDPDRLERLDLVFGTM
- a CDS encoding universal stress protein yields the protein MTILVAYDGSADARTAIEFAAKHLSAEPTVVLTVWEPLLVQLRRYPLAAAALDPGTGDEAQAQAEQHAKDGAELAIASGLADVTYRAVADNESIWKTIVDVADELDASLIVTGSRGLAGVRSVLLGSVSNHVLHHAHRPTLIVPPAKTPR